One segment of Variovorax sp. PAMC28562 DNA contains the following:
- a CDS encoding aldehyde dehydrogenase family protein encodes MQLNYIANTSVASSSGRTLPVIDPSDGQIFEELQRSNADDIDIAVRAARDCFESTWSKVSAADRGRLLYKLSQKIAEHVDELALLEQRDCGKPVKQARADALALVRYFEFYAGACDKFHGETIPYQEGYSVFTWREPHGITGHIIPWNYPMQIFGRSVGGALAAGNVCVVKPAEDACLSLIRVAQLAAEAGFPPGALNIVTGYGHEAGDALARHEGIDHISFTGSPKIGTLIQQIAAERHCPVTLELGGKSPQIIFADADINAAIPVLINAIVQNAGQTCSAGSRVLIERDIYELLLERLGHAFSALRVGPAAMDLDVGPLIRQSQQQRVWDFLSDAQHADIPMVAQGVVVDEAPDTGFYQAPTLLRDVPVMHRLAQEEVFGPVLAAMQFRDEDEAVALANATQFGLVAGVWTANGARQFRMAKRVRAGQVFINNYGAGGGVELPFGGVKSSGYGREKGFEALYGFTTLKTVAVRHG; translated from the coding sequence ATGCAACTCAATTACATCGCCAACACGAGCGTGGCCTCGTCGTCCGGGCGCACCCTGCCCGTCATCGATCCATCAGACGGTCAGATCTTCGAAGAACTGCAACGCAGCAACGCCGACGACATCGACATCGCCGTTCGCGCGGCACGCGATTGCTTTGAAAGCACCTGGAGCAAAGTCAGCGCGGCCGACCGCGGCCGCTTGCTCTACAAGCTCTCGCAAAAGATCGCCGAGCACGTCGACGAACTTGCGCTGCTCGAACAGCGCGATTGCGGCAAGCCGGTCAAGCAAGCCCGTGCCGATGCATTGGCACTGGTGCGCTACTTCGAGTTCTACGCCGGTGCCTGCGACAAGTTCCACGGCGAAACCATCCCTTATCAAGAAGGCTATAGCGTCTTCACCTGGCGCGAGCCGCACGGCATCACCGGCCACATCATTCCGTGGAACTACCCGATGCAGATCTTCGGGCGCAGCGTGGGCGGTGCGCTGGCCGCAGGCAACGTGTGCGTGGTCAAGCCGGCCGAAGACGCCTGCCTGTCGCTTATCCGCGTGGCGCAACTGGCCGCCGAAGCAGGCTTTCCGCCGGGTGCGCTGAACATCGTGACCGGCTACGGCCATGAAGCGGGCGATGCCCTTGCGCGCCATGAAGGCATCGATCACATCAGCTTCACCGGCAGCCCGAAGATCGGCACGTTGATCCAGCAGATCGCAGCAGAGCGTCATTGCCCAGTCACGCTGGAGCTCGGCGGCAAGAGCCCGCAGATCATCTTTGCCGATGCCGACATCAACGCCGCCATTCCGGTGCTCATCAACGCAATCGTGCAGAACGCCGGCCAGACCTGTTCGGCCGGCTCACGCGTGTTGATCGAGCGCGACATCTACGAGCTGCTGCTCGAGCGCCTCGGCCATGCGTTCTCTGCGCTGCGCGTCGGCCCGGCCGCGATGGACCTCGACGTCGGCCCGCTTATTCGGCAATCGCAGCAGCAACGCGTATGGGATTTTCTCTCGGACGCGCAGCACGCCGACATTCCGATGGTGGCGCAAGGCGTCGTGGTCGACGAAGCGCCCGACACCGGCTTCTATCAAGCGCCCACGCTGTTGCGCGATGTGCCGGTGATGCATCGGCTGGCGCAGGAAGAAGTCTTTGGCCCCGTGCTCGCAGCAATGCAGTTCCGCGACGAGGATGAAGCGGTGGCGCTCGCCAACGCGACGCAGTTCGGACTCGTGGCCGGCGTGTGGACCGCCAACGGTGCACGCCAGTTCCGCATGGCCAAGCGGGTGCGCGCAGGCCAGGTGTTCATCAACAACTACGGTGCGGGTGGCGGTGTGGAGTTGCCTTTCGGTGGCGTCAAGTCATCGGGCTACGGTCGCGAAAAAGGCTTCGAAGCCCTTTATGGGTTCACCACGCTCAAGACCGTTGCCGTCCGACACGGTTGA
- a CDS encoding peroxiredoxin: MAHFVRTILSRCVPIAVVLLTAQPAFAALDIGDIAPKFIANAALGGKTFRYSLAEALAKGPVVVYFFPAADSADCSIEAHAFAEATDKFAALGATVIGVSADDIGTLSKFSVRACQSRFPVASDESKTVIQGFDALMQTRPDFANRLSYVISSDGKVAYYYQNLNPDKHVERMLEAVRALQKAPAR; the protein is encoded by the coding sequence ATGGCCCATTTCGTTCGAACCATCCTCTCACGCTGTGTGCCGATTGCCGTCGTTTTGCTGACGGCTCAGCCTGCTTTCGCTGCGTTGGACATCGGCGACATCGCACCCAAGTTCATCGCCAACGCGGCGCTGGGTGGAAAGACCTTTCGCTATTCGCTTGCCGAGGCACTGGCCAAAGGCCCGGTTGTCGTCTACTTCTTCCCGGCAGCCGACTCGGCAGATTGTTCGATCGAAGCGCATGCCTTCGCCGAAGCGACCGACAAATTCGCTGCGCTCGGTGCCACGGTGATCGGCGTCTCCGCAGACGACATCGGCACGTTGTCGAAGTTTTCGGTCCGCGCCTGCCAGAGCCGGTTTCCAGTGGCCTCGGACGAGTCCAAGACCGTTATCCAGGGCTTCGACGCTCTCATGCAGACGCGGCCCGATTTCGCCAATCGGCTCTCTTATGTGATCTCGTCGGATGGCAAGGTTGCGTACTACTACCAGAACCTCAACCCGGACAAGCACGTCGAGCGAATGCTGGAGGCTGTGCGCGCCTTGCAGAAAGCGCCGGCGCGCTGA